In the Flavobacterium sp. J372 genome, one interval contains:
- a CDS encoding 1-acyl-sn-glycerol-3-phosphate acyltransferase — MHKFFIAIHLFVAKNRLIAIGMALAFLALFGFFAMQIRFEEDITRLIPKNERTDEAAKVLRQLNFSDKITVIINRDMSDGKLEDLSQTATIFLDSLQSCNDYIKGVQGKVDDENIQETFGFVYDNLPLFLNEKDYEKLSIKLNRDSIAAIVQANYRSIISPSGLVTKDFVLKDPLGMSLIGLKKLRQLGMGDDFLLQDGFVMTKDSSKVLLFINPKFAGNETKENTAFVDRLNSIKDNLNTASKGRTTIEYFGSIPIAVANAKQIKSDIQTTTIVALGLLMLIFIIYYRRLYIPLIILIPTIFGALFAVALLYFLRGTISAISLSIGSILLGVTIDYALHILTHYKHNSDIRVLYKDITMPLIMSSSTTAVAFLCLLFVNSDALKDLGIFAAVSVMVTSVFSLLIIPHLYKPSASAAEADHNTALDKLAGFSFHKNRPLIILSIFVITASFFTFNKVVFNNDISQLNYVPDDIKHAEKSLEASTSLTSKSLYLATYGNTPDEVLQKNSALAQSLEKDKAGKKLLSYSTVGNIVLSEKEQQERIARWNAFWQGRKENTVQLFAEEGTKLGFKPDAYQPFFTHLQKNFMPVSLQDYLNVKTLYLNEFISQKDGFYTATSVVKVAPEQRDALVNELQKKQGLVVIDRQQMNETFLGGLRDDFNTLINYSFVALLLILYIFFRRVELVMIASIPIIITGIVTTGIMGMFGIELNIFSTIVCTLVFGHGVDFSIFMTSALQKEYTYGRNEMATYRTSILLAVLTTVLGIGALVFAGHPALKSISSVSLIGVFAALVITFIFYPILFRFFLTHRVKKGKSPYQFRTLVHSIFSFIYYGLGGFLLSIFSLVFINLIPAKKHWKMKVFRYLMSKFMKSVLYTNPFTSKRIINPHNETFDKPAVIIANHTSFLDILAVGMLSPKIIYLVSDWVYNSPVFGIGVKLAGFYPVSQGLEGGVEHLRKKVKQGYSLVIFPEGTRSTTNQIHRFHKGAFYLAEEFGLDIVPIIIHGNSEVLPKGDFIIEDGSIDVHILPRITADDKSLGENYAARTRNLTKWFREQFAAIRKAGEGPDYFRRIIMNSFVYKEPEIVKAVKQNFYKSKNIFNKLNGYIGSKATILHFAADYGELDVLLALQEPQRKIVSYIADEDKRDVARTSYIKRKRDIAYTNMPAPEGSFDIVLITDAAANVPATVIENTERIVIAGEAMAKNMIFEEFMAEYEEEGFRILKRA, encoded by the coding sequence ATGCATAAGTTTTTTATTGCCATACACCTCTTTGTTGCGAAGAACAGGCTTATTGCTATTGGCATGGCACTGGCTTTCCTTGCGCTGTTCGGGTTTTTTGCCATGCAGATACGTTTTGAGGAAGACATTACACGCCTGATACCTAAAAATGAGCGTACAGACGAGGCCGCGAAAGTACTGCGCCAGCTAAATTTTTCTGATAAGATTACGGTTATTATCAACCGTGACATGAGCGACGGTAAGTTGGAAGACCTTTCACAGACAGCAACAATATTTCTTGACAGCCTGCAGTCGTGCAATGATTACATTAAAGGTGTGCAGGGCAAAGTAGATGACGAAAACATACAGGAGACTTTCGGGTTTGTGTATGATAATCTGCCGCTATTCCTTAATGAAAAAGATTATGAGAAGCTTTCAATAAAGCTAAATCGCGACAGTATTGCGGCTATTGTACAGGCCAATTACCGGAGTATTATCTCGCCGTCAGGACTTGTTACTAAAGACTTTGTATTGAAAGACCCGCTGGGCATGTCACTTATCGGCTTGAAGAAACTGCGCCAATTGGGTATGGGTGACGACTTCCTTTTGCAGGATGGTTTTGTAATGACCAAAGACAGCTCTAAGGTATTATTGTTCATCAACCCTAAATTTGCCGGAAACGAAACCAAGGAAAACACCGCTTTTGTTGACAGGCTCAACAGCATTAAAGATAACCTGAACACGGCATCAAAGGGCAGAACCACCATAGAATACTTTGGGTCTATACCCATTGCTGTGGCCAATGCCAAACAGATAAAAAGCGACATACAGACTACTACCATAGTTGCGCTCGGGCTGCTGATGCTCATCTTCATCATTTATTACCGCAGGCTCTATATACCGCTGATAATACTCATTCCAACGATTTTCGGGGCGCTGTTTGCTGTGGCATTGCTGTATTTTTTACGCGGCACCATTTCGGCCATATCATTAAGTATCGGGTCTATTTTGCTCGGGGTTACTATAGACTATGCCTTGCATATCCTTACGCATTACAAGCATAACAGCGATATAAGGGTGCTGTATAAAGACATTACCATGCCGCTTATCATGAGCAGCAGTACAACCGCCGTAGCTTTCCTTTGCCTGTTGTTTGTAAACTCTGATGCGCTGAAAGACCTGGGCATATTTGCGGCGGTAAGCGTAATGGTAACATCAGTGTTTTCGCTGCTTATCATTCCGCACCTGTACAAACCGTCGGCATCTGCGGCTGAGGCAGATCATAATACGGCACTCGACAAGCTGGCAGGCTTTTCTTTCCACAAAAACAGGCCGCTTATCATCCTTAGCATCTTCGTCATCACAGCCAGTTTCTTTACATTTAATAAAGTTGTTTTTAATAACGATATCTCACAGCTGAATTATGTGCCTGACGATATAAAGCATGCGGAAAAGAGCCTTGAGGCATCAACCAGCCTTACCTCAAAATCGCTATACCTCGCCACTTACGGTAATACGCCTGATGAGGTTTTGCAGAAAAATTCGGCGCTTGCACAATCGCTTGAAAAAGATAAAGCCGGCAAAAAACTATTAAGCTATAGCACTGTCGGGAACATTGTGTTATCAGAAAAAGAACAGCAGGAAAGAATAGCCCGGTGGAATGCTTTCTGGCAAGGGCGAAAAGAAAATACGGTACAGCTATTTGCGGAAGAAGGCACGAAACTGGGTTTCAAACCTGATGCCTACCAGCCATTTTTTACTCATCTTCAAAAAAATTTTATGCCTGTTTCACTTCAGGATTACCTGAATGTGAAAACACTCTATCTAAACGAATTTATTTCGCAGAAAGATGGTTTTTACACTGCAACATCTGTAGTGAAAGTTGCACCGGAGCAGCGTGATGCGCTCGTAAATGAATTACAGAAAAAACAGGGACTTGTGGTTATAGACCGCCAGCAGATGAACGAAACTTTCCTGGGTGGTTTGAGAGATGATTTTAATACGCTCATCAACTATTCGTTTGTAGCGCTGCTGCTTATACTGTACATCTTCTTCAGGCGTGTTGAGCTGGTTATGATAGCCAGCATCCCGATAATTATAACAGGTATTGTCACCACCGGTATCATGGGCATGTTCGGCATAGAGCTCAACATCTTCAGTACTATTGTGTGCACGTTGGTGTTTGGTCACGGGGTCGACTTCAGCATTTTCATGACCAGTGCCCTTCAAAAGGAATACACTTACGGCAGGAATGAGATGGCTACCTACCGGACATCAATATTGCTTGCCGTACTTACTACAGTTCTCGGAATAGGCGCTCTCGTGTTTGCCGGCCACCCTGCCCTTAAGTCCATATCATCGGTATCGCTTATCGGAGTGTTTGCAGCGCTTGTCATCACATTTATCTTTTACCCGATACTGTTCCGCTTTTTCCTTACGCACAGGGTGAAAAAAGGTAAGTCGCCTTACCAGTTCCGCACGCTGGTGCATTCCATATTTTCGTTCATTTACTATGGTTTGGGCGGATTCCTGCTGTCTATATTCAGCCTGGTGTTCATCAACCTTATCCCGGCTAAAAAGCATTGGAAGATGAAGGTGTTCCGCTACCTGATGTCGAAATTCATGAAGTCGGTACTGTACACCAACCCGTTTACAAGCAAGCGCATCATAAACCCGCACAATGAAACATTTGATAAGCCTGCTGTTATCATTGCCAATCACACTTCCTTCCTTGATATTCTTGCCGTGGGTATGCTTAGTCCCAAAATCATTTACCTGGTGAGCGACTGGGTGTATAATTCGCCTGTGTTTGGTATTGGCGTAAAACTGGCCGGCTTCTATCCTGTATCGCAGGGGCTTGAGGGCGGGGTAGAGCATCTTCGCAAAAAAGTAAAGCAAGGCTACTCGCTGGTAATTTTCCCGGAAGGAACACGCTCAACAACCAACCAGATACACCGTTTCCACAAAGGGGCTTTCTATCTTGCGGAAGAGTTTGGGCTTGACATTGTGCCGATAATTATCCATGGAAATTCTGAAGTGCTGCCAAAAGGCGATTTTATCATTGAAGACGGTAGCATTGATGTACACATCCTCCCAAGAATTACGGCTGATGATAAATCGCTTGGGGAAAACTATGCCGCCCGTACCCGAAATCTAACCAAATGGTTCAGGGAGCAGTTTGCCGCAATACGTAAAGCAGGTGAGGGGCCGGATTATTTCAGGCGGATAATCATGAACAGCTTTGTTTACAAAGAACCTGAAATTGTAAAGGCTGTAAAGCAGAATTTTTATAAAAGCAAAAACATCTTCAACAAGCTGAACGGCTATATCGGCTCAAAAGCAACTATATTACATTTTGCGGCTGATTATGGAGAACTTGATGTACTGCTGGCATTGCAGGAACCACAGCGAAAAATCGTCAGCTATATAGCCGATGAAGACAAACGCGATGTAGCCCGAACCAGTTATATCAAAAGAAAACGCGATATTGCATATACAAACATGCCCGCGCCGGAAGGTAGCTTTGACATTGTTTTAATTACTGATGCAGCAGCCAATGTACCTGCAACTGTTATTGAAAATACAGAGCGCATAGTAATTGCCGGTGAAGCAATGGCAAAAAACATGATATTTGAAGAATTTATGGCGGAATATGAAGAGGAAGGCTTCAGGATATTGAAAAGAGCATGA
- a CDS encoding 3-hydroxyacyl-ACP dehydratase gives MSLLNNFYKVQELTAGENGNHIAMVMLNAQHDIFKGHFPGNPVTPGVCMMQIIKELTQQITGEKLMMKQATNVKFMALINPEKTPELKIELDVKDMGDTVSVKNTTCFGDTVALKLSCNFSKN, from the coding sequence ATGTCGTTACTTAACAATTTTTACAAAGTGCAGGAGCTTACAGCAGGTGAAAACGGTAACCATATTGCTATGGTGATGCTTAATGCCCAGCACGATATCTTTAAAGGGCATTTCCCCGGCAATCCCGTAACTCCCGGAGTTTGTATGATGCAGATCATTAAAGAGCTTACGCAGCAGATTACTGGTGAGAAGCTAATGATGAAACAGGCCACTAATGTGAAGTTTATGGCGCTGATAAATCCTGAAAAGACTCCGGAATTAAAAATTGAGCTGGATGTGAAAGATATGGGTGACACGGTTTCGGTAAAGAATACAACATGCTTTGGCGATACCGTTGCGTTGAAATTAAGCTGTAACTTCAGTAAAAACTAA
- a CDS encoding DUF2062 domain-containing protein — protein MDTAPQYYTKIKDLNCCVIIPTYNNDKTLQRVVSGVLGYTANAIVVNDGATDATSQILAQYPQITVINHETNKGKGIALQTGFKTALAMGYDYAITIDSDGQHYPDDIPVFIEMLEAEGPALLIGSRNMAHESVPKKSSTGNRISNYWVWVETGIKLTDTQSGYRLYPLKFLPKKFYTNKFEFEIEIITRTAWNGVPVKNVPVKVLYDPDERVSHFRPFQDFTRISILHTILTTIAILYIKPRDFIRGFKKKGLKRFFLENVLESGDSNHKKAFSIALGVFIGIVPLWGLQTVTVLFLAYVLRLNKLIAFAFSNVSLPPAIPFIVLASLYIGGLVVNNTHPITDFSVESIKQNFVQYVVGSVILATISATVAGVTGYALLSAFNKPKQHGNA, from the coding sequence ATGGACACTGCGCCACAGTATTATACAAAAATAAAAGACCTAAACTGCTGCGTTATTATACCCACGTATAATAATGATAAAACCCTGCAGCGTGTGGTAAGCGGCGTGCTTGGGTATACAGCTAACGCTATTGTGGTAAATGACGGCGCAACTGATGCTACCTCTCAAATACTGGCGCAATACCCGCAGATTACAGTTATAAACCACGAAACAAATAAAGGTAAAGGCATCGCCCTGCAAACCGGTTTTAAAACCGCTCTTGCTATGGGCTATGATTATGCCATAACTATCGATAGTGACGGGCAGCACTATCCAGATGACATCCCTGTTTTTATAGAAATGCTGGAGGCTGAAGGCCCGGCATTACTTATAGGCAGCAGGAATATGGCACATGAGTCGGTACCGAAGAAAAGCAGCACCGGTAACCGGATTTCGAATTACTGGGTATGGGTTGAGACGGGCATTAAGCTTACTGATACGCAATCGGGTTACAGGCTGTATCCGTTAAAGTTTCTGCCAAAAAAATTCTATACCAATAAGTTTGAGTTCGAAATCGAGATAATTACCCGTACCGCATGGAATGGTGTACCGGTAAAAAATGTGCCTGTAAAAGTGTTGTATGACCCTGATGAACGGGTATCGCACTTCCGCCCATTTCAGGATTTTACCCGAATCAGCATTCTCCATACCATTCTTACCACTATCGCTATCCTGTACATAAAACCCCGCGATTTTATACGGGGCTTTAAAAAAAAAGGCCTTAAGCGATTCTTTTTAGAGAATGTATTGGAAAGTGGCGACAGCAACCACAAAAAAGCATTTTCTATAGCGCTTGGGGTGTTTATCGGGATTGTTCCTCTTTGGGGATTACAAACGGTTACCGTACTTTTCCTGGCTTATGTATTACGGCTCAACAAGCTTATTGCGTTCGCATTTTCAAACGTGAGCCTGCCCCCCGCAATTCCGTTTATCGTGTTGGCATCACTATATATTGGCGGCCTTGTAGTTAATAACACACACCCAATTACCGACTTTTCGGTTGAAAGCATAAAGCAGAATTTTGTGCAGTATGTAGTAGGCAGTGTAATATTGGCAACAATATCGGCAACTGTTGCAGGTGTTACAGGCTATGCGCTGCTATCGGCATTCAACAAACCAAAACAACACGGCAATGCATAA
- a CDS encoding C45 family peptidase, producing the protein MLKRIYILLLVFTAMQLASCGTYKSIHHKPVTEGYNATVPVVEKVNDSTFISGRNSLTKNEQGQWELYIEGDPLQRGLVNGALTQSLMQKQEHAFLGKVQELVPSKFKQSLLRQFLKWYNRKLYLHVPEEYKTEIYGLSQYMPDDFDNVAPPYLRALYLHAAHDIGHALNDLALVGCTSFAAWGNKTEDGSLLLARNLDFYAGDEFAEDKVIAFVKPDKGYPYMSVVWGGFIGNLSGMNYEGLTVTINAGKSDVPLIAKTPISLLSREILQYAKNIDEAIAIAKKREVFVSESIMVGSANDKRAVLIEVSPEKFGVYDVVNSTQLICSNHFQSDTYKDDKNNTETIRDSHSEYRYERMEELLEENNKVGPEEAAEIMRNREGLSDLVIGYGNEKAINQLLAHHTVIFKPEQKQVWVSSNPYNLGEFTGYDLDEIFSSRRQKPAVKSLQEPLMLLPEDEFKYSEEFKNYEEFRKLDRVIDKAVANDEKLPSGFIETYQSLNPEHWKVYYSAGLYFYKKGYLAAARQQFSTALIKEITTLPARENIEGYLRKLNRKTE; encoded by the coding sequence ATGCTTAAACGGATTTACATACTGCTGCTGGTTTTTACTGCAATGCAGCTGGCCTCATGCGGCACATATAAATCTATCCATCACAAGCCGGTTACTGAAGGTTATAATGCCACTGTGCCTGTTGTGGAGAAGGTAAACGACAGTACTTTTATTTCAGGAAGGAATTCCCTCACGAAAAATGAACAAGGCCAGTGGGAACTTTATATTGAGGGTGACCCATTGCAGCGAGGGCTGGTGAACGGCGCACTTACGCAAAGCCTCATGCAAAAACAGGAACATGCTTTCCTTGGAAAGGTGCAGGAGCTGGTGCCGTCAAAATTTAAGCAGTCGCTGCTACGGCAGTTTTTAAAGTGGTACAATCGTAAGCTGTACCTGCATGTACCCGAAGAATACAAGACTGAGATTTATGGACTCTCACAGTATATGCCGGACGACTTTGATAATGTTGCCCCGCCCTATCTTCGCGCCCTGTATCTGCATGCCGCACATGATATTGGCCATGCCCTTAACGACCTTGCCCTTGTAGGATGCACATCATTCGCGGCATGGGGAAACAAAACCGAAGATGGTTCATTACTGCTGGCGCGCAACCTTGACTTCTATGCCGGTGATGAATTTGCCGAAGATAAAGTCATTGCTTTTGTAAAGCCCGATAAGGGCTATCCGTACATGTCAGTTGTATGGGGTGGTTTCATCGGCAATCTATCAGGGATGAATTATGAAGGCCTAACCGTAACCATTAATGCCGGGAAAAGCGATGTACCGCTGATTGCAAAAACGCCTATATCATTGCTCAGCCGGGAGATACTGCAATACGCAAAGAATATTGACGAAGCCATTGCCATTGCAAAAAAACGTGAAGTATTTGTATCAGAAAGCATCATGGTGGGCAGCGCAAATGATAAAAGGGCGGTACTGATTGAGGTATCGCCTGAAAAGTTCGGGGTGTATGATGTAGTGAATTCAACGCAACTTATATGCAGCAACCATTTTCAGAGCGACACCTACAAAGACGACAAAAACAATACGGAAACCATTCGCGACAGCCATTCGGAATATCGTTATGAAAGAATGGAAGAACTGTTGGAGGAGAACAATAAAGTTGGCCCTGAAGAAGCGGCTGAAATAATGCGCAACCGTGAGGGTCTTAGCGACCTGGTTATAGGATACGGAAACGAAAAGGCCATTAACCAGCTGCTGGCACACCATACTGTAATCTTTAAACCGGAGCAAAAACAAGTATGGGTTTCGTCAAATCCATACAACCTTGGCGAATTTACAGGATATGATCTGGACGAAATATTTTCTTCCCGAAGGCAAAAACCGGCTGTAAAGTCGTTGCAGGAGCCGTTGATGCTGCTTCCTGAAGATGAATTTAAATATTCAGAAGAATTCAAAAATTACGAGGAATTCAGAAAGCTTGACAGGGTAATTGATAAGGCAGTTGCAAATGATGAAAAGCTTCCTTCCGGGTTTATCGAAACCTATCAGAGTCTGAACCCAGAGCATTGGAAAGTGTACTACAGCGCGGGTTTGTACTTTTACAAAAAAGGCTATCTGGCTGCCGCACGTCAGCAATTCTCGACAGCCTTAATCAAAGAAATCACTACCTTGCCGGCCCGTGAAAACATTGAAGGATACCTGAGAAAACTTAACAGGAAAACAGAATAG
- a CDS encoding outer membrane lipoprotein carrier protein LolA, with the protein MKIKIFAFLLLVIGLTAMAQDKMSAAEVTAFKDAVNATAKNTKSLTTDFVQYKHMDFLAKDIETSGKMSFKAPGKLLWQYTKPYQYSIVFKDNKISINDAGKKSQMDAGGSKMFGKLTKLIVGSVNGNMFDEKEFNISYFKNKDHNITRLIPKDAALKKYINQMELYFDKKGSMVSEVKMIEPSGDYTRIVFKNKTANAPVPDSVFAN; encoded by the coding sequence ATGAAGATTAAGATTTTTGCTTTTTTGCTTTTGGTAATCGGACTTACGGCTATGGCTCAGGATAAAATGAGCGCTGCTGAAGTAACTGCCTTTAAAGACGCGGTTAATGCCACTGCTAAAAATACCAAGAGCTTAACCACAGACTTTGTACAATACAAGCATATGGACTTTTTAGCGAAAGACATAGAAACATCAGGCAAAATGAGCTTTAAGGCGCCGGGCAAGCTGCTGTGGCAATACACAAAGCCCTACCAGTACAGTATAGTATTTAAAGACAATAAAATTTCAATAAATGATGCCGGCAAAAAAAGCCAGATGGATGCCGGCGGGAGCAAGATGTTCGGGAAGCTGACCAAGCTTATCGTGGGCAGCGTAAACGGAAATATGTTTGATGAAAAGGAGTTCAACATATCCTACTTCAAAAATAAAGACCACAATATTACCAGGCTTATTCCTAAAGATGCCGCTTTGAAAAAATACATCAACCAGATGGAATTGTATTTTGATAAAAAAGGCAGTATGGTAAGCGAGGTTAAGATGATTGAACCAAGCGGCGACTATACCCGCATAGTATTTAAAAACAAGACAGCTAATGCGCCGGTACCTGATTCTGTTTTTGCTAATTAG
- a CDS encoding porin family protein, whose translation MKKITLLLLCFIAFSAAAQVTFKPGIRAGVNFSRITQSEFDTRTDFYVGALGAIKFTRFYTMQPELTYSRQGGKGEGRTYEPISNTFTTFEGDVDVQYFSLGLMNKFTFNDAINVHVGPFLDFETGGNTRTNSDVDMGIMAGVGYTLPFGLTIEARVKKGIVDVLETDDFDSLYYYTDDYNTNFLFQLGLSYTFDKITGTTN comes from the coding sequence ATGAAAAAGATTACTTTACTGTTGCTTTGCTTCATTGCATTTTCTGCTGCTGCGCAGGTTACTTTTAAGCCCGGGATAAGGGCCGGTGTTAACTTTTCAAGAATTACTCAAAGTGAGTTTGATACACGTACCGATTTTTATGTTGGCGCACTTGGAGCCATTAAATTTACCCGTTTCTACACAATGCAGCCGGAACTTACTTATTCCCGTCAGGGCGGTAAGGGAGAAGGCAGGACTTATGAACCTATATCTAATACATTTACAACATTTGAAGGTGATGTTGATGTTCAGTATTTCTCTCTGGGCCTTATGAATAAATTTACATTTAATGATGCGATTAATGTTCATGTAGGCCCGTTTCTTGATTTCGAAACAGGAGGCAATACCCGCACAAATTCTGACGTTGATATGGGCATAATGGCCGGTGTGGGTTATACATTACCTTTCGGCTTAACTATTGAGGCCCGTGTTAAGAAAGGGATTGTTGATGTTCTTGAAACAGATGATTTTGATAGCTTGTATTATTACACTGACGATTATAATACCAACTTTTTGTTTCAGTTGGGGCTATCTTATACTTTTGACAAAATCACCGGAACTACAAACTAA
- a CDS encoding phenylacetate--CoA ligase family protein has protein sequence MNIPSIEKAPLHEIKIHQEVRLREALEYVAENSPYYKVLFNREGIDVASIKKLEDLQQLPVTTKEHLQEFNDDFLCVPRTKIVDYTTTSGTSGKPVTFGLTDKDLDRLAYNEAISFICSGVQEGDVVQLMTTIDRRFMAGLAYFLGLRKMGAGVIRVGAGIPELQWDSILKYKPAYLITVPSFLLKLIEYAEAHGIDYNASGIRGAVCIGEPLRNQDFSMNMLSQKITEKWDIKLFSTYASTEMSTAFAECEYQCGGHHHPELIIAEVLDEKNNPVSNGGTGELTVTTLGVEGMPLVRFKTGDIVQLHYEPCQCGRTTMRVGPVIGRTQQMIKYKGTTLYPPAMNDLLNAFSEIEGHIIEISVNDLGTDEILIKAATKTPSEELMLQVKDHFRAKLRVTPKIIFTTPEELGKTMFPPMSRKPVNFIDRRS, from the coding sequence ATGAACATCCCCTCCATAGAGAAAGCGCCGCTGCACGAGATAAAAATACACCAGGAGGTACGCCTGCGTGAGGCTTTAGAATATGTTGCTGAAAATTCGCCCTACTATAAAGTGCTTTTTAACCGTGAAGGGATTGATGTTGCATCCATAAAAAAGCTGGAAGATTTACAGCAGCTTCCTGTCACTACCAAAGAGCATTTGCAGGAATTCAATGATGATTTCCTTTGTGTTCCACGAACAAAAATTGTTGACTATACTACCACTTCGGGTACATCGGGCAAGCCTGTAACGTTTGGGCTTACTGATAAAGACCTTGACCGCCTGGCATATAACGAAGCCATTTCTTTCATCTGCTCAGGCGTGCAGGAAGGAGACGTTGTTCAGCTGATGACAACTATCGATCGCCGTTTTATGGCAGGCCTTGCCTACTTCCTCGGTCTCCGCAAAATGGGTGCTGGCGTGATTCGCGTAGGTGCCGGCATACCTGAACTGCAATGGGATTCTATACTCAAATACAAACCGGCCTACTTAATCACGGTACCGTCTTTCCTGCTAAAGCTGATAGAGTATGCCGAAGCGCATGGCATTGACTATAATGCATCGGGCATACGCGGTGCGGTATGTATTGGCGAGCCATTGCGCAACCAGGATTTTTCTATGAATATGCTTTCGCAGAAGATTACGGAGAAGTGGGACATAAAGCTTTTCTCAACCTATGCCTCTACCGAAATGAGCACTGCCTTTGCGGAATGTGAATACCAGTGCGGCGGGCATCACCACCCCGAACTTATCATTGCTGAAGTGCTTGACGAGAAAAACAATCCTGTATCAAATGGCGGTACCGGCGAACTTACAGTAACTACCCTGGGCGTTGAAGGGATGCCACTAGTGCGTTTCAAGACGGGCGACATCGTGCAGCTGCACTACGAGCCATGCCAGTGCGGGCGTACCACGATGCGCGTAGGCCCGGTTATAGGCCGTACGCAGCAAATGATAAAATACAAAGGCACCACGCTGTACCCTCCGGCCATGAACGATCTACTAAATGCCTTTAGTGAGATTGAAGGGCATATTATTGAAATATCAGTTAACGATTTGGGTACTGACGAAATTCTCATCAAAGCCGCCACCAAAACCCCCAGCGAAGAACTGATGCTGCAGGTGAAAGACCATTTCCGCGCAAAACTCCGGGTAACTCCAAAGATTATCTTCACCACTCCCGAGGAACTTGGCAAAACCATGTTCCCGCCCATGAGCCGTAAACCGGTTAATTTTATTGACAGGCGCTCATAG
- a CDS encoding nucleoside deaminase, with protein MENIFTDDYFMKKALDEAHAAFEKGEVPVGAIVVAGDKIIARTHNLTELLNDVTAHAEMQAITSAANFLGGKYLTGCTLYITLEPCQMCAGALYWSQITKVVYGTADNHRGYRVMGGKLHPKTVVVSGIMAEECGNLVKDFFKQKRK; from the coding sequence ATGGAAAATATCTTCACTGACGATTATTTCATGAAAAAGGCTCTGGACGAAGCGCATGCGGCTTTTGAAAAAGGCGAAGTTCCCGTGGGCGCAATCGTCGTGGCAGGCGACAAGATAATAGCCCGGACACACAACCTTACCGAACTCCTCAATGACGTTACTGCGCATGCCGAAATGCAGGCGATAACCTCAGCGGCTAACTTTCTCGGTGGGAAATATTTGACGGGATGTACATTATACATCACGCTGGAACCCTGCCAGATGTGTGCCGGGGCGCTGTACTGGAGCCAGATAACCAAAGTGGTTTACGGCACAGCCGACAATCATCGGGGCTACCGGGTTATGGGCGGCAAACTCCATCCTAAAACGGTTGTGGTAAGCGGCATCATGGCGGAAGAATGTGGTAATCTGGTGAAAGATTTCTTTAAGCAGAAGCGGAAATAG